A single Populus nigra chromosome 13, ddPopNigr1.1, whole genome shotgun sequence DNA region contains:
- the LOC133671386 gene encoding protein EXORDIUM-like 2, which produces MAFNYYFTTLAFLLCFLAPSFAALVQEQPLVLKYHNGILLKGNITVNLIWYGQFTPIQRSIIVDFINSLNSKGAPLPSTSSWWKTTEKYRGGSSSLSVGHQILHEEYTLGKILKSQHLIALASKTHFTVSSINVVLTAKDVVVDGFCMSKCGTHGSTKSGSGRGTYIWVGNSDLQCPGQCAWPFHQPIYGPQTPPLIAPNGDVGVDGMVINLATLLANTVTNPFNSGYFQGPPTAPLEAVSACTGQFGSGSYPGYPGRVLVDKVTGASFNAYGVNGRKYMLPAMWDPQSSACKTLV; this is translated from the coding sequence ATGGCTTTTAATTACTACTTCACCACTCTGgcttttctcctctgttttcttgCCCCTTCATTCGCGGCTCTGGTTCAAGAACAGCCTTTGGTGCTGAAATACCATAACGGCATCCTCTTGAAAGGAAACATCACCGTTAATCTAATCTGGTATGGCCAGTTTACACCAATCCAGCGGTCCATAATCGTTGACTTCATCAACTCCTTGAACTCTAAAGGGGCCCCACTTCCTTCCACCTCGTCATGGTGGAAAACAACTGAGAAGTATCGTGGTGGCTCCTCCTCGCTCAGCGTAGGCCATCAAATCCTTCATGAAGAATACACGCTCGGCAAAATCTTGAAGTCCCAACATTTGATAGCTCTGGCTTCGAAAACCCATTTCACCGTTAGCTCTATCAACGTAGTTTTGACGGCAAAAGATGTTGTCGTTGATGGGTTTTGCATGAGCAAGTGTGGCACTCACGGGTCAACAAAGTCCGGCTCGGGTCGGGGCACGTACATTTGGGTCGGTAATTCTGACCTCCAATGTCCAGGTCAGTGTGCCTGGCCATTCCACCAGCCAATTTATGGCCCACAAACACCACCGCTGATAGCACCCAACGGAGACGTTGGTGTTGACGGTATGGTCATCAACTTGGCCACTTTGTTGGCTAACACCGTTACCAACCCCTTCAACAGTGGGTATTTTCAGGGCCCACCCACCGCTCCTTTGGAGGCTGTTTCGGCCTGTACCGGGCAGTTCGGGTCCGGGTCGTACCCGGGCTATCCTGGCCGGGTCCTGGTTGATAAGGTCACGGGTGCTAGCTTCAATGCTTATGGCGTGAACGGAAGGAAGTATATGTTGCCTGCTATGTGGGATCCACAATCAAGTGCATGCAAGACACTTGTGTGA
- the LOC133670359 gene encoding phosphoribosylaminoimidazole-succinocarboxamide synthase, chloroplastic, producing MAQCMRTTLNPPKTLLRNPTKSLPVSSPLFHLPKSKKHSRISMSQQNQQELSLDSLISSTRKEEVLGAIKGSLSNCLWETNLLKTVPGLKSKVRGKVRDIYDGGHYLVLVTTDRQSAFDKILASIPFKGQVLNETSLWWFDRTRHITQNAIVSAPDKNVTIAKKCSVFPVEFVVRGYVTGSTDTSLWTVYKNGVRNYCGNALPDGLVKSQKLPSNILTPTTKADDHDVPITPEEIVKSGLMTEADYCEASSKALSLFEYGQRVALEHGLILVDTKYEFGKGSDGSVLLIDEVHTPDSSRYWIAHSYEERIQKGLEPENVDKEFLRLWFKDHCNPYEDKVLPDAPEDLVCELAWRYIFLYETITKSKFELPLTEEPIHDRISRNVELALSSLR from the exons ATGGCTCAGTGTATGAGAACCACCTTAAACCCACCCAAAACCCTCCTCCGCAACCCCACTAAATCCTTACCAGTTTCCAGTCCCTTGTTTCATCTaccaaaatcaaagaaacacTCAAGAATCTCCATGTCacaacaaaatcaacaagaatTGTCCCTGGATTCTCTAATCAGCAGCACCCGCAAAGAAGAGGTCCTTGGTGCCATCAAGGGCTCTTTGTCTAATTGTCTCTGGGAGACCAATCTTCTTAAGACTGTCCCTGGTCTCAAATCCAAAGTTAGGGGCAAG GTTAGAGATATATATGATGGCGGGCATTATCTTGTTTTGGTCACAACGGATAGGCAGAGCGCATTTGATAAAATTCTCGCTTCTATTCCCTTCAAAGGACAG GTTTTAAATGAGACCAGTCTGTGGTGGTTTGATAGAACTCGGCATATAACCCAGAATGCTATTGTATCAGCTCCCGATAAAAATGTCACAATTGCGAAGAAATGTTCTGTTTTTCCTGTTGAGTTTGTTG TTAGAGGTTATGTGACTGGAAGTACTGATACGTCACTATGGACGGTTTATAAAAATGGTGTCCGGAATTACTGCGGCAATGCCCTCCCAGACG GCTTGGTAAAAAGCCAAAAGCTACCTTCAAATATACTCACTCCAACTACCAAAGCTGATGATCATGATGTTCCTATAACCCCTGAGGAG ATAGTTAAAAGTGGACTGATGACTGAAGCTGATTATTGTGAAGCCAGTAGTAAAGCGTTGAGCCTGTTTGAATATGGGCAG CGTGTGGCTTTAGAGCATGGCTTGATATTAGTAGACACAAAATATGAATTTGGAAAGGGCTCTGATGGCTCAGTTCTATTGATTGATGAG GTTCATACACCTGACTCAAGCAGATATTGGATTGCCCATTCTTATGAGGAGCGGATTCAGAAAGGCCTCGAACCTGAAAATGTGGATAAG GAGTTCTTGAGGTTATGGTTCAAGGATCACTGCAATCCTTATGAAGACAAG GTCCTCCCTGATGCTCCTGAAGATCTTGTTTGTGAGCTAGCTTGGCG
- the LOC133670421 gene encoding polyadenylate-binding protein 2-like: MDGDDVDMAAVETAEAVPELDDMKKRLKEMEDEAAALREMQAKVEKEMGSVQDPSASATASQGNKEEVDSRSVFVGNVDYACTPEEVQQHFQACGTVNRVTIRSDKYGQPKGYAYVEFVEPEAVQDALLLNESELHGRQLKVTAKRTNVPGMKQFRARRPSPYMGFPPRAAIMPPYLFSPYGYGKVMRYRMPMRYSPYG; the protein is encoded by the exons ATGGACGGTGACGATGTGGACATGGCCGCTGTGGAGACCGCTGAAGCAGTACCA GAACTTGATGATATGAAGAAGAGATTAAAGGAGATGGAAGATGAAGCTGCTGCTCTTCGTGAGATGCAGGCTAAGGTTGAGAAGGAAATGGGTTCTGTTCAAG ATCCTAGTGCTTCTGCTACTGCATCTCAAGGAAATAAAGAGGAAGTAGATTCTCGATCAGTGTTTGTTGGTAAT GTGGACTATGCGTGCACCCCTGAAGAAGTGCAGCAGCATTTTCAGGCATGTGGGACAGTAAATAGGGTCACTATCCGTTCTGACAAGTATGGCCAACCAAAGGGTTATGCATATGTCGAATTTGTTGAGCCAGAGGCTGTGCAGGATGCTCTCCTTTTAAATGAATCTGAATTACATGGCCGCCAGTTGAAG GTAACTGCTAAGCGGACCAATGTACCTGGGATGAAGCAGTTTCGCGCTCGTCGACCCAGCCCGTACATGGGGTTTCCACCCAGGGCTGCAATTATGCCTCCTTATCTCTTCTCTCCTTATGGATATGG GAAGGTAATGAGATATAGAATGCCAATGCGTTACAGCCCCTATGGCTAA